In Huiozyma naganishii CBS 8797 chromosome 5, complete genome, the genomic window GAGATTGCGACGTGTCCGACCGAGGCAAGTTAGAGGGCATTGGAAGTTCGCCAATCGTCTCCAGCGTCTGAGGGTGCCCGGGGAATTGGCCAGCGTACTGCCCAAGGTATTGGCCGGCGTATTGGCCGGCGTATTGATCAGGGAACTGTACTGGGTACTGTACTGGGTACTGTACTGGGTACTGTCCTGTATATTGCTCCGGGTACTGCCCTTGGTATTGTCCCATGTATTGATCTGGATACGCTGTCTGGTACTGCCCCTGGTAGTTCAACCCATCTTGTAAGCCATTCGGTGTCTGATACACGGTCCCGACCCCGCCCCCCGTTGGTGCAGTCACTGCTGGTGCCGGTTCTTGGAGAGGGAACTCGCTGTAAACAGAGGACGCAATCCTGTGCGATGCACGGTCTCTCGGTTGTTCGTCCACGGCAAGTGTGTCCCCCAAATGCGTTTGTTCTGGTTCTCGTTCTGGTTCTCGTTCAGGATCTCGTTCAGCTTCCACCGTCTCCTCTGGTTTCCTCTTGACGGTGCCGTTCCTGTCGAGGTACACTTGGTATATACTCTTCATGCGCCGGAtgttctcctcctctggcGAGAGCGTCTCTGACGCGACAAAACTTTCGTCGTCGCGAGCAGGCTCATCCTCCTCCACAGCCGCGGGCTCCTCTTGGAATTGAACCCCATTTGGCGCCGCAAGCGGGATAGACCGCGTCTCCACGTCCGAGACGTCTAGTGTACTGTTCACCGCGGAACTGGACAGCAACCGCAGAGTTGACGACCCACCGTGGGGCAAACGCGGTCtcccctgctgctgctgctgctggccAACATACTCATACCTGCCCAATCCATCGTCGTGGACACGCTTAGCAAAGTCCCTCAGGGACTCAGAGTCGCTCTCATCGGGCAATTGGAACGGATCAACAGCCCTCGTGGGCGGCGCCCACTTCTCCTGCATCCCGGTACTGTTCGAACTGACACCAGAGGACGTATACGGTGATGGTGCATGAACAGGCTGCGTTGCCCAATTGTGTAATCCAGCCTTGGTGCTTGCCCCATGCCCTCCGGGCAAGTACTCCGTGTCCCCCTCGAAGTCCGGGTCGTTATCCTCCTCAAGCTCCCTCCTGGACCGCCTGTACACGACGTACAGTATCCCACAGAACACAATGAtcacaacagcaactggtACAGCGACGGCAACACCTACAGTCACCGCAGTCGCGTGAGAGTTATCCGTCGGCAAATCACAATTCTTCTTCCCCGTGCAGTCAACGCGTCGGGAAAGTCTCCCCACGGAACCCATATCAGCAACACGCATCCCAGCAATGATCAAAAGTCACGTATGGAGCTCTGTAGAAGGTACTACAGCAGGatccaagaagttgaactGCTCATCGAGTTCAAATTCGAATTCGAACCGAAAACTCCAAAAGTTTTGACGCGtcaaagacgaagacgtCGAAGACCTCAAGGGCGAAGAGAGGTGGTATGCCGTCGCAGTGGAGGCAGTACGTGCTGCGCGGGT contains:
- the SKG6 gene encoding Skg6p (similar to Saccharomyces cerevisiae TOS2 (YGR221C) and SKG6 (YHR149C); ancestral locus Anc_5.107), translating into MRVADMGSVGRLSRRVDCTGKKNCDLPTDNSHATAVTVGVAVAVPVAVVIIVFCGILYVVYRRSRRELEEDNDPDFEGDTEYLPGGHGASTKAGLHNWATQPVHAPSPYTSSGVSSNSTGMQEKWAPPTRAVDPFQLPDESDSESLRDFAKRVHDDGLGRYEYVGQQQQQQGRPRLPHGGSSTLRLLSSSAVNSTLDVSDVETRSIPLAAPNGVQFQEEPAAVEEDEPARDDESFVASETLSPEEENIRRMKSIYQVYLDRNGTVKRKPEETVEAERDPEREPEREPEQTHLGDTLAVDEQPRDRASHRIASSVYSEFPLQEPAPAVTAPTGGGVGTVYQTPNGLQDGLNYQGQYQTAYPDQYMGQYQGQYPEQYTGQYPVQYPVQYPVQFPDQYAGQYAGQYLGQYAGQFPGHPQTLETIGELPMPSNLPRSDTSQSLTAFRKGAKHFAAGATQQMIPPGTFNGTAFNPTDHPEMFYTANGQQQQWGLPLRPAMGLGASSGASLASGGTTATGTTRAAGPAPHHLRESIVMTNPAELQRQQGYRPAGSLQHLAPAVAEDPASGVRVSALLSDADMVQPRGLGDILPHSGSQEDLRRQLGGSDNYTVR